CACAGCTGGGAATCAGTAAGAGGGCTTTTAGACACAAATAAGAAGGTCGGATTTGCTGCCGAGCCAGACTGCTGTCCAATAGAAAATATTACGAGAGCAGCGTGGcatatgtttttattaaacatggggCAACGTCATAACAATGAGTTGATTTGCCATTTTTAGGCAAAGTTAGCAGCTTTAACACGGATTCCCAGAACCACCCTGGAGTTGTGGTCTGGGTGGCTGCTCAGGCAGAGGAAATGTAACTCTGAAGCTGAGGTTTCCAGGAGGCAAGCAAGCTTTATATGCATTTAAAACTGTCCTCAGTTGAATCCTCATTGTCCAAAAATAGACAAGAGAAACATGTGCGAGCCATGGCTTACTGTCTCAGACATGCTCATGCACCTCTGAGAGAGCACAGAGTCCCTTCACGGAGTAACCTCGCGTTACCGCAGCAGCATTGCATCATGTGGCATTAACAGAACGATTAGCTTAGAAAAGATCATGAGGGTTTATAACACGGGAAGATGTTTTTTCCGaatgtttggcttttttttttcgttctttCCTTCGACATAATTTGTGCACTAATTAATCTCTTCTGACACTAACCTGCGCAACCATTTTCAGGGAAGTCTCCCGTTCATAAAATAATACTGGGTGATAAagctgattttaaaataaaaagccatCGGTGAATAAAAGATCTGGATTAATTAGCAGTAGATCAAAGCCtcatgcttttttccccctgcactCTCTGCTCTAGCCACATGTGGTCCACAGGCTCGGCCCAgacatgtggttttatttagcTTTGTGGAAAGGTTAAATACGAAACTTggataaggaaaaaaaaaaagcactggaTCTTTTTATATGATGAAAATTTTAAAGTTTCAGAGGCATTTTAAGACATACATGTAAAAGCGTATCAGTCTTTTTCAGTTTGTAAGTAAGTCTTGGCATCGGATTTTGGCCGTGATGCCGGCTTAGCCTTATTGCCTCAGTTTATGTGCGTGGTTTTGTGTGAAGCTAATTCTTTCGAGCAAAATGCCTGTACCAGGCCTTATTTGATACTGGCTCCAGACAAATTGTTGTGCATTGTGTCATTTTCGGATTATACATGTTTAACagcttgtaaataaaaatactcacagCACCCCAACAGAGTAacacctggaaaaaaaacaaaacaaaaaaacaaaaaaaaaaacaacgaaacaaacaaaaaaaataaaaccccatttcatcatttcatgtCATCATTAATGGAGATGAGAGTGACTCATCCCATGTATGAAAATCTCATGGAAGCATAACACGTGGaatataacaaagaaaaactttaTTGGTTAaaatagccatttttttttcacagatttgattaatgacttttttttttgctatcatGCATTTGCACACTGTACAACAGTGGATTCTCAAGGAAGGACATTTTCTCAACGCTCTTCATCAAACGAACCTAAAACTGATATTTTGCCTTATTCAGTGGATATGAAATATCTCGGTTTGGGCCTTCAAGGTCCAAACACATACAAAGGGTTTCACATGAAATCTGTTTTAATATAGTGTTTGTCGGCCTGGTGTGTGGTCAAATAAATTAGTTACATGCATAACAGAGAGAACATGTTGCCACTTCTGCATCATACAACATCCATGCCAAAGTCTCAGTGCAAACACCGTtgtagctgaaaaaaaaaaatatatatatatatatccgaGAACCTCCATGCTTTGAGTACCGATATGCTGTGATGTAAAGTTTGCGAATCAAAACCTTAAAAAAAGGTCcaaaattaaatttaatctACTAGCGTTTGGTAATTGTGGAGCTACATTGGCATATATCTCTTTTTTATGGATTTAAAAGACTAAATATTAGTCCAGCTCTAACAAGCAGTCTTCTAAAAACTCACATTTGTGACACAGTTAGCTTGATTTACAGTACTAAAACTCTATCTCTCAAGCAGCACGATTACactgatttaaaacaaattaaaacaaaaaattaaacaaacaaacaaaaaaaaaacactcactaCATGGGTAGAACTTCATATAATCGACTTTCCTTTTCCATTCAGCAAGACAAGtaaggaaaactttttttttttttttttaaagagggaAATCATAGAAATCATAGactttaaagacttttttttttaaatgcaaaaaaacaaaaacaaaaaaacaacaacaaaaaaaaaacaaatcttttgCCCCACACCGAtataacaaacacaaaataatcaaaaactAACACCACATATATTCAAAGTTTATCAGGAAAACAACAGTTCACTACGATTAATAAAAGCAACCTTTTGTTAGTAAATGTATTGCCAAATTTTGGATTATTGTCAATAAATATGTAGTTGGGTCTAGTGATTTGTTATTGCTCTTACTTTTGTGTGAAGTATTATTCAGATGGATATGACCTTGAGTAGTAGTCAGTCACTGAGTGGTGGATGTCCTGTACtctttatgaataaataaatattaattcatGAATCTTCAGCACTAGGAACCTACACACAACCCGGTTTGACTAGACAGCGTCGAGGTCATAGAGAAGAGGAACATGATGGGAATGTTGGAAAACAATGGAGTATcgtattttgaattttttttttttttttttcggaaaTGGAGAAACGAAATTTGCCTGCGGGATAAAACAATGAAACGATCGATCACGTGACCAAGGTATATTCATCCGGGGGAAATGGGGGACTTACAGGAAGTGAACTGAATATGCTCATTGGCCTCTCACCCCTGTCACCGTTCGGCTGTTAAAGGCATGTTAGCGCCGCTAGTCTTCGACATTGACGTTAATTAACACATAGTACCTCCAGCAGTGTAAGTAAGTTTACGTCTCTGCATCTAGAGTCTAGAGCGAGGACAGGACACTGGACAGTGTCCTTTCCCCGGGTGCAGGAGACgttatttttctctctgtctctgcacCTTATGTCCACTTCTTTAACAGACTGGCGCAACGCAAGCATGGCATGGGTTAGCGCAGCTTTTAGACATCCAGGTCGTCAGGCCTGGCTCGGCTGCTCACATGGCTGCTTGCACGGCTGGACGGTCTCGGCTCAGTGAGCACCAAAGGCTGCATCTCACTGCCCGCCGCCGCCTTCTTGTGCTCATGACCGTTATCAGGGTAGTCGAAGACATGCGCGTGCGAGTTGGAGATGGTACTGCCGTTGTGGCCCAAGCGTTGACGCTCGGTGCTGTAGTTAGCCCAGTTTTGTTCACTCGCCTGCTTGTTGTAGTTGCGGCAAGAGTTGGTCCTCTCGCCCGTGGCTAGCTTGTAGCCTGGCAGCGACATGGGCGACAGTGGTGCTGTGGGTGATGAGCATCCATTGTAGTAGGCATACTTGGTGCCTGGCATGTCCTTGGGAGGGTGGGTTAAGGTGTTAGACTGAAACTGACCCTTCTTTTCCTTGACACGGTCTTTGATACGCTTGAAAAAAACATAGAAGAGCTCAATGCCATTGAGCACCAGGGAGACAAGCGACACCACCAGCATGAAGATGATGAACACGGTCTTTTCGGTGGGACGTGACAGGAAGCAATCGACACGATGGGGGCATGGAGAACGCTCGCAGGTGTACACAGCAGACAAACTGAAGCCATAGATGTACCATTGGATGAGCAAGAAACCAATTTCGAAAAGAGACTTGAAGAGGATGCTGACTACATAGGTGCGCAACAAGGCACCCTTCATCTTCACCTTGCCATGCTCCTCAATACCATGCTTGAACTTCTTGAGCTCAATGCGTTTCAGTGGCTCGTCCACGTCGGCGCCATCGTTCTGGACGGCACGCAGCTCCCCCTCCTGCCGGTTCAGCTTCTGCTCTTTGCGCATCAGATAGAAGACGTGTGCCAGGTAGAGGAGCGTTGGTGTTGACACAAAAATGATCTGAAGCACCCAGAAGCGGACATGCGAAATGGGGAAAGACTTGTCGTAGCACACATTCTCGCAACCTGGTTGCTGAGTGTTACACTTGAATGCAGATTGCTCGTCGCCCCACGCCGACTCCACGGCCGTGCCCAACACCAAAATGCGAAAGATGAAGAGTACG
The sequence above is drawn from the Ictalurus punctatus breed USDA103 chromosome 25, Coco_2.0, whole genome shotgun sequence genome and encodes:
- the gja1b gene encoding gap junction alpha-1 protein, giving the protein MGDWSALGRLLDKVQSYSTAGGKVWLSVLFIFRILVLGTAVESAWGDEQSAFKCNTQQPGCENVCYDKSFPISHVRFWVLQIIFVSTPTLLYLAHVFYLMRKEQKLNRQEGELRAVQNDGADVDEPLKRIELKKFKHGIEEHGKVKMKGALLRTYVVSILFKSLFEIGFLLIQWYIYGFSLSAVYTCERSPCPHRVDCFLSRPTEKTVFIIFMLVVSLVSLVLNGIELFYVFFKRIKDRVKEKKGQFQSNTLTHPPKDMPGTKYAYYNGCSSPTAPLSPMSLPGYKLATGERTNSCRNYNKQASEQNWANYSTERQRLGHNGSTISNSHAHVFDYPDNGHEHKKAAAGSEMQPLVLTEPRPSSRASSHVSSRARPDDLDV